The Oceanithermus desulfurans sequence TGGCTGAAGGCGCTGGCGCGGGGGCCCATGGTCACGGCCATCAGCGCCATCACGTCGCGGGCGCCGGCGTTCCAGGCGCTCTCGGGGAACCAGTTCGCCTCGTCTTCCAAGGGTTCCGCGCCGCGGGGGCGGAAGTAGTCGGCCAGACTCAGGCCGCCGCCGGCCTGGCGGGGGAAGGCGAAGCGTTCGAGCTCGTCGCCGGTCTCGGGGTCGAAGAGCACCACCTCGTCCCCCTCGCGGGCGGCGGGCCAGAAGCCGTAGACGGCCCGGGGTTCGAGCAGGTCTTCGCGGGCGGCGCGCCCGAGCCAGCGCCGCAGCCGCGGCCGCGCCTCGCGCTCGATCAGCGCGCGGTGTTCCTCCGGGCTCAGCTTCCCGCGCTTGTACCCCCACTGACCGCGGAAGAGGGCGTTTTCGTTCAGGTAGCGGGCGATGGTGAAGAGGTCGAGCTCGCCCGCAGCGGCGACGCGGCGGCCGAAAAAGGGCGGCCGGGGTACCCGCGGCGGCGGGCCGGGGGGCCCTGCGCGGGTGGGGGCCACCCGAGCGCGGGGTCTGGTTTCCCGGGCGGGGGCGGCGGCCTCTTCCCGGCCGCGCGACCGGACGATTTCCTCCATCAGCTTCAGGCCGGCGAAGGCGTCGGGGGCGTAGTGGACGGTACCCGGGTAGACGGCCCGCAGGTCGCGCTCGACGTAGCGGCGGTTGAGCGCCGCACCGCCGAGGATGACCGGGATGCGGTGGCCCAGGGCCGCCATGTGCTCCAGGTTCTCCTTCATGACCGCGGTGCTCTTGACGAGCAGGCCGCTCATGCCCACGGCGTCGGGGCGGTAGCGCTCGACGGCTTCCAGGATCGAGTCGATCGGCTGCTTGATGCCCAGGTTGATCACCCGGTAGCCGTTGTTGGAGAGGATGATGTCCACCAGGTTCTTGCCGATGTCGTGGACGTCGCCCTTGACCGTCGCCAGCACCAGGGTGCCCTTGTGGGCGTCCTCCTTCTTCTCCATGTGGGGCTCGAGCCAGGCCACCGCGGCCTTCATCACCTCGGCCGACTTGAGGACGAAGGGAAGCTGCATCTGGCCGGAGCCGAAGAGGTCGCCCACCTCCTGCATGCCGCCGAGCAGGATCTCGTTGATGATCTCTTCGGCGCGGTGGTTTTCCAGCGCTTCCGCCAGATCTTCTTCGAGCCCCTTCTTGCGGCCCTCGACGATGCGGCGGTGCAGCCGCTCTTCGACCGGTCGCTCGGCTTCGTCTTCGCGGGCCTCGTCGAGGGTGTGGCTTTCGAAGTAGTCGATGAAGGCGAAGAGGGGGTCGTAGCCCTCTTCGCGGCGGTCGTAGATCAGGTCGCGCGCCAGCCGCACCGCTTCTTCGGGGATCTGGTTGACCGGTACGATCTTGCCGGGGTGGACGATGGCGGCGGTCAGCCCCGCCTGCTGGGCCTCGTGCAAGAAGACGGCGTTCAGCACCTTGCGGGCCGCCGGCTTGAGGCCGAACGACACGTTGGAAACCCCCAGCACGAAGCCGACGCCGGGCAGGGCGTCCTTCAGGTAGCGCATCGCCTCGAGCGTCGCCAGCGCCAGCCGCCGGGTGTCCTCGTCGCCCTGGGTGATGGGGAAGGTGAGCAGGTCGAAGAGGATGTCTTCGGGCAAGAAGCCGTGGCGCTCCACCAGCCGCCGGTAGATGCGTTCCGCGACCACCAGCTTGCGCTCCACCGTCTTGGCCATGCCCTCCTCGTCGATCGTCAGGGCGACCACCGCCGCGCCGTGGGCGCGGGCCAGCTCCGCGATGCGATCGAACTTCGCTTCGCCGTCCTCGAAGTTGACCGAGTTAACCACCGGGCGGCCGGGTACGCGCTCGAGCGCCGCTTCGATCACCTCGGGCTGGGTGCTGTCGATCATCAGGGCCGCGTCCACCTCGCGCGCCAGGCGTTCGACGACCCGCACCATGTCGGCCTTCTCGTCGCGGCCGGTCCAGGCCACGCTAACATCGAGCATCTGCGCCCCGCCGGCCACTTGGTCCTGAGCCAGTTCGACGATGCCGTCGAGGTCGCCGGCGAAGAGCAGCTCGCGGAACTTCTTGGAGCCGGTGGCGTTGGTGCGCTCGCCGATCATCAGCACCCCGGCCTGAGGCCGCAACTCGATCGCCTGGTAGAGGCTGGCCACCGCCGGGGGTTCGA is a genomic window containing:
- the metH gene encoding methionine synthase translates to MAHDHEHAPKGSGWGELPLPRTRYDLTERARRFPYLRAISERVLVFDGAMGTELQKYALKPEDYGGAEYDGCPEILNLTRPDVIREIHESYLEAGADVIETNTFGVMPHVIGEYGLADRARELAEAGARLAREAADAFGTPEKPRFVAGSLGPGTKLISLGQISWDELFESYRTAARGLIAGGVDVIVIETAQDILQVRCAVQAVRQAMRDEGREVPLQTQVTIETTGQMLVGSDAEAALVALESLPVDVVGMNCATGPDLMDPHIRVFAGRASRPTVCMPNAGLPRNEGGRVVYDLTPEELARWQTKFVTEYGLNVVGGCCGTGPEHVRALSQALADVPQTRPRPPRLEPPAVASLYQAIELRPQAGVLMIGERTNATGSKKFRELLFAGDLDGIVELAQDQVAGGAQMLDVSVAWTGRDEKADMVRVVERLAREVDAALMIDSTQPEVIEAALERVPGRPVVNSVNFEDGEAKFDRIAELARAHGAAVVALTIDEEGMAKTVERKLVVAERIYRRLVERHGFLPEDILFDLLTFPITQGDEDTRRLALATLEAMRYLKDALPGVGFVLGVSNVSFGLKPAARKVLNAVFLHEAQQAGLTAAIVHPGKIVPVNQIPEEAVRLARDLIYDRREEGYDPLFAFIDYFESHTLDEAREDEAERPVEERLHRRIVEGRKKGLEEDLAEALENHRAEEIINEILLGGMQEVGDLFGSGQMQLPFVLKSAEVMKAAVAWLEPHMEKKEDAHKGTLVLATVKGDVHDIGKNLVDIILSNNGYRVINLGIKQPIDSILEAVERYRPDAVGMSGLLVKSTAVMKENLEHMAALGHRIPVILGGAALNRRYVERDLRAVYPGTVHYAPDAFAGLKLMEEIVRSRGREEAAAPARETRPRARVAPTRAGPPGPPPRVPRPPFFGRRVAAAGELDLFTIARYLNENALFRGQWGYKRGKLSPEEHRALIEREARPRLRRWLGRAAREDLLEPRAVYGFWPAAREGDEVVLFDPETGDELERFAFPRQAGGGLSLADYFRPRGAEPLEDEANWFPESAWNAGARDVMALMAVTMGPRASAFSQRLFDAGEYEDYLLFHGLSVEMTEALAEYWHKRLRQQWGIAGADATDLQKLFAQGYQGARYAPGYPACPNLEDQGKLERLLEWSEIGLSLTEDFQLVPEQSTSAFVVHHPEARYFATS